In the Chlorobium limicola DSM 245 genome, one interval contains:
- a CDS encoding DUF4411 family protein, whose product MNSGQSFLLDSNVLMTAARQYYAFDIAPGFWLALDRKAGDGDLRSIDRVHAEINRGNDELVSWVNHTFAQYFFETGTPEVLEKYIEIITWSQEQNGYTSAVKQDFARYEHADPWLVAYALVNRCVVVTLESANPATKKKIPIPIICEAFGVPWTNTFEMLRHARILLG is encoded by the coding sequence ATGAACTCCGGTCAATCTTTTCTTCTCGATTCAAACGTCCTGATGACCGCCGCGCGCCAGTATTACGCCTTCGATATTGCCCCCGGCTTCTGGTTGGCTTTAGACCGAAAAGCAGGAGATGGCGACCTCAGAAGTATTGACAGAGTGCATGCCGAAATCAACAGGGGTAACGATGAACTGGTTTCATGGGTCAATCACACTTTTGCACAATATTTTTTCGAAACCGGAACTCCCGAGGTTTTAGAGAAGTATATCGAAATCATAACCTGGTCTCAGGAGCAGAACGGCTATACCTCAGCAGTGAAACAGGATTTCGCGCGTTACGAGCATGCTGATCCATGGCTTGTTGCCTATGCGCTTGTCAATCGCTGTGTAGTTGTCACGCTTGAGAGCGCCAACCCGGCCACGAAGAAAAAAATACCTATACCGATTATTTGTGAGGCTTTTGGTGTGCCATGGACAAATACCTTCGAGATGCTCCGCCATGCCAGGATACTGCTTGGATGA